GAGCTGTCACTTTAAAATTCAGTTGGAAAGCATGCACTGGTTGTGCAAAGGCTTGCATCACTTCCTGGTCCCTTTCTCTCAGTCTACTTTACCGTCACCCTCTTTTAAAAGTAGATTGTGTGAGATCACCTGAAACATCTGAGCTGCTGTGTTTCCTCTTGCACCGAGCGACACCATGGCCAGAGCCGAGGAGATGCTGACAGGAGAGTAGAACACATTTCCTGATGCGTTTCCTCCACTGATCTTCTTGAACAGGTTGAGGGAGAACTGAGTGTTTGCTGCAGACAAAGCCTCCATTTTCACAAGCTAGAAAGCAGGAAAGAAAGATATAATCAGCATAACAAAGTGAAAAGAATTTCAggatattttctgtttaaatcCCCACAACACTGTATTACTTGTCATTTACTGTGTAAACAACATCACATGCatcatttttatcattacacATACAGAACTGAAAATCTGTTCTATTTGATCTGTTTTTTACTCAATAACTTGTGTTAAAGTACTTCTAACAACAAACAGAGAAgttaaaaaaaagcattaccTCGAGTATTCAGCAGGAACAATGATGTTTCCTCGTGTGTCGGAGTTGAATAAATGATCTGCAGAGTGCCATTCTAATAAAGGTTGCCTCGCCCTAAAGAAAATCCAGCCCACAAAATACATCATTCATGGAACGTTTTTCCTCTccggaatgttttttttttattttttttaatgttacttgtttcagaatgtttagTGAACATAATACTTtaccataatgtttgcaaaatgataacATAGTACATCCCATAAATGCTTGAATAACCAAGAAAAATaaattcagaaataacattttcataacttaatgggaacgttagcaaaacgttcttagagcatatttttgttagctgggaaggAGTGTTCATGTATAcatgcacacaaaaacaaagcagttaattttgaaaaacaaaaataaaatgatggcAAATGAAGTAATGCATTGGGGGTTCTCAGTTAAATAAATCATTCAACATTTTCAGTAATGTTCTATATTCTTACTTGATACAATTTGATAAGCGGGTTAAGCTGTGTTGCCATCATGTCATTTCCCATGATGCTTGGGGAAGAGCAAGTTGGACCGCATTTTTAACCAGCTTGCACCCTTTTTTGGATAGTAGCATCTGACAAATAACAGCTTGCTTTTTACTTTCTTAAATATAACTGTGAGCATGCACATGGTATTTAGTATTGCCTAAATGCAATTGTACCAATGCAAAGTGACCTGTGAAGTGACTTACCtgttttaaaataaaggttaactaagtcagaattgtgagtaacCTGGTAGTGACTGTATGAGGTTTGTGAACACATGCcaaatataatgttttaaactgAAACCAAGATAAGTATCTCTGTATTCAGAGAACAAGTTCTGAGAAGCGTCTCGCTGGACATCCAACCCGGCCCAAATCCAAGTGTTAGCTGGATTTCTGGTGAAGTGGTTTGGGGTAAAATCCTGCTTCTTCATTACCATTGAACATTGAGATgtcataaagggttagttcacccaaaaatgaaatttctgtcattaattactcaccctcatgtcgttccacacccgtaagaccttcgttcatcttcagaacacaaattaagatatttttgatgaagtctgaaagctttctgtctctccatagagaTTCAACGCAACTTccactccaaggtccagaaaggtaggaaaaagacatcattaaagtactccaagtgactccagtggcttaaactcaattttatgaagtgacatgagtgctttgtttgtgtaAAGAAACAATTTACCtctttacttacaaaaatattgatcCGCCATGAGAGCTTCTCAACGCATGCGTGTTGTGGACAGACTCGCGTGCCAACTCAAAGCATATGCACGAGTGTTCACGCGAGAGTTGTTGGCATTGTTGCGTGAACATGCTTtagataatattattttataaatattttttattttttttgcacaaacaaagcactcatgtcagttcataaaatgtaaacatttgtaACAGCGGGTtctattaaattacaaaaaaaacaaaacaaaacaggttTCATTGAATAATTGTAAAGCTTTGTTTCATTTATGTTGAATACATTGTTACAGTCAATGCATACACATTATTTGGCTTATATATTAGAGCTTCATTTAGTGCAGGAAACAACTCAAATAAACTGATGTATTTGATATGCAGCAACATGAAGAGACCCATCCAAAACCACAACCTGAATGAGACTCAAGACAACTGAAATGCATTTCATTTCTTCAATCGTAAACACATTAACACTTATCCTGCATGTGCATGTAAAGAGAGGGGATGTCCATTACTTTGAATGTAaacatatctttttttatttctaaactGAATGTTGTGAGGTTAGAAATTATAATGCTCAATTTAAAGTTTAAATCTTTACACTGTTGAATGCACATAACTTCAATAAAAAGAATCCAGTtgatattttagtatcattgatagtttataatattttcaattagattctttttatatatatttttaattttaattttaaattttttgtaattttgtggtTTATCTTGTCATTTTATgtctatacattttttttttttttttttttttccagagtcTCCCCTCCTCATTCGGTCCAGATCACCATCTAAACTAGCAGGAAGAGTCTCATGCATCAGGACTCGCTCATGGAGAGCAGAAGCGTCCGTAAAACAAAATGCTCTTGGTTGGATTGTGTCGGATGAAGAAAAGGAATGGATGGTCTGCATTGAAGTCCTGTGGGATGATCAAACACCGTGTCATCACGATGGCGGCGGTGGCTGCAGACGCTTCGGTTCCTTCCTCGTTGACTTCAACAAAGGCTTTATGAATCACCTTCGACAGGACCAGGTCATTGTTGGAGGACATGCCTGAAAGATTCGCCTTCAGCGGGTCAAAAACATCCTCCATTCCCATGCTGATCAGAAGACTCTTCATGTCGTATTTTTCCTCCATCTTGAATCTGGGTAGAGATACTTGAACTTCTTGTTTACGCATGACTTCTGGTTTGGTCCACTCCATGAGCTTCTCGTAGGTCAGTGCCTTTTCAAGCTGGATAATAACAGAATAGTTCAGTCACAATGAAAACTGTATTATTAGTAAACATCTGGCTGGTCACGGCTGGCTAATAAAACATTCACATCACCTTCTGAAGGCCAGTGGTGTCGTCTTCCATCTCGTTAGGAAGGATGATCAACATACTGAGATTATTCCCCACATACGGCAGCTCCAGAACCTGACTGTTCATCTCTGGGATGAAGGCCAGAGGAAACTTTGACTTCTGATGCATCATCTTCACTGGTTTAGTTCGATTCTGCCAAACATCAATGGAAACACTTTATTACCCCTCAGATTTAATTAtgactgttatttattttttatttttttttaaaaaagagcaTGAAATATCAACCTTGTTCAGTTTAAACTGCTCATCGCTGGTTGTTTCCTTTGGGAATTTCTTCTCCCAGTTCCCCTTGAAGTAGATGGCGTTCACCAAGACCAGTCTCGTCATCTCATCGACAGCTCCCTTTGGCAGCAAGTCCTTGATCTTCTCTAAAATACAAATGGAAATTATCCACTTTAAGCAGTGATGTGAATTGattggtttgatat
The sequence above is drawn from the Megalobrama amblycephala isolate DHTTF-2021 linkage group LG13, ASM1881202v1, whole genome shotgun sequence genome and encodes:
- the LOC125243159 gene encoding leukocyte elastase inhibitor-like: MEALSAANTQFSLNLFKKISGGNASGNVFYSPVSISSALAMVSLGARGNTAAQMIQVLGFNNPPKPGAATPGPHQPTQIACGVKGHHEPSMMQQTQKPQIPAELKVLKCPAQQVPGQKSEDQIHLSFNKFMSELNKPGVPYVLSVANRLYGEQSYQFVEKFLNDAKRYYEARLEKVDFKTKSEAARVTINKWVEKKTQEKIKDLLPKGAVDEMTRLVLVNAIYFKGNWEKKFPKETTSDEQFKLNKNRTKPVKMMHQKSKFPLAFIPEMNSQVLELPYVGNNLSMLIILPNEMEDDTTGLQKLEKALTYEKLMEWTKPEVMRKQEVQVSLPRFKMEEKYDMKSLLISMGMEDVFDPLKANLSGMSSNNDLVLSKVIHKAFVEVNEEGTEASAATAAIVMTRCLIIPQDFNADHPFLFFIRHNPTKSILFYGRFCSP